The DNA sequence ACCCGGTCAGGCTCCAGTACCGCATGATATTGATCGTAGGGCCTCAATCGAATCTATCTTGGTCACTCCATCCGGGAGCTGGTTGGCCGGTGGCGAGTTGGGTGTGCTGCAGCAATCGGATGATGATGGCAGACACTGGCGATCAATCAGAGGGAACCTGCCATTTGGCGTCGTGGTTGATCTCCACCACTGGCACGACAAAGTGATTGCAACATCATTACGTGGTAATCAGGTTTACGTGCACTCCTCGGCAGAAGGGGATAATGAGTGGAAACTACTAGCCCACTACGACACAGACATTTCACAGCTTTGGGATATCCCAGATGTCCGCCCGCAATCTTTTTTAATTGATAATCAGCTCATCACCACAGTTCCGGGTCGCAAGGTTGCAGTTATGGACTTGAATAGCGGAGTGTCGGATATTCGAGATCTTCCGGGAGCAATGCAAATGTTTTCGGTGTCGCGAGACAAGGTATTGAGGTGCAGATGTGCTGCGGTCGTAGTAAATCCCTATGAAAGTCATGATTTTGGAAAAACTTGGCGAGACTCTACCAGCTCTCGCATTATGCAGATGCCAATATTTCGAGATGAAAATAACGGGGTTGCATTTAATGATGGTTTTTTTGCGCCAAGCCGAATGACATACACCTCAGATGGTGGCAATACATGGGTTGAAACTACTAAAACTCCTATGTTCTTCAAACAGCTTTTTTATAGTCGCGATGGGAGAAGCGTATACGCAGGGACTCCCAATGGTGACTTTTGGATTTCAACAGATGATGGTCGCCACTGGCGACCTGTAACGAAGGAGTAAAACACGAACCTTTGTCCTTTAGCTCTATCCGATCCCTAAGCAAACCACCCCCCAGACCACCCAGCGCAGTTCATCGCAAGAGGATCATGACCACTGCTGTCAATAAATGACTACTAGTCAGGAAAAGCAACAAATTACGAGGT is a window from the Pseudomonas brassicacearum genome containing:
- a CDS encoding sialidase family protein; amino-acid sequence: MKIKLLLLFLLILNGCTQVQYRSARIENSTDGAMVLRVFPNITGASQFFGNWQSITLERIPLNGGERATQYVITPRLEATSRTAIYAGALPPGTYRFVQFSAQQCIYTCVSSWVDVPSKFSRFEVQSGRLTDLGELIQAWQGKKVIFSHSIKPDHARAEEVVKGVLPDLKQLLSQPLLSWNSESVPEYMESLFELSKEVSYGVVSVKNTNQDSFIYGSSNGVVYSWIPGQAPVPHDIDRRASIESILVTPSGSWLAGGELGVLQQSDDDGRHWRSIRGNLPFGVVVDLHHWHDKVIATSLRGNQVYVHSSAEGDNEWKLLAHYDTDISQLWDIPDVRPQSFLIDNQLITTVPGRKVAVMDLNSGVSDIRDLPGAMQMFSVSRDKVLRCRCAAVVVNPYESHDFGKTWRDSTSSRIMQMPIFRDENNGVAFNDGFFAPSRMTYTSDGGNTWVETTKTPMFFKQLFYSRDGRSVYAGTPNGDFWISTDDGRHWRPVTKE